The following coding sequences lie in one Enterococcus sp. 9E7_DIV0242 genomic window:
- a CDS encoding PBP1A family penicillin-binding protein, whose amino-acid sequence MASEFGTRSQKHGNFSPTETPGGTGKPKKKKSIFVKILIGLVALGFIGLLSGVGLFWFYAKDAPELDESRLSDTVSSKLYDINNEVFEDLGSEKREIIQPNDVPQLLKDAVVSVEDKRFYKHNGVDPIRIAGSLFSNLKTGGLQGGSTLTQQLIKLSFFSTKASDQTLKRKAQEAWMALELERENSKSEILTYYINKVYMANGVYGMETASQTYFGKPLAELNLPQTALLAGMPQAPNDYDPYTSPELAKERRDVVLLTMKQNEKITEDEYNQAVAAPVEDGLQPLNQTTADRKVIDNYVTEVIAEVEEKTGKNVYTDGLDIYTNLDMKAQKYLFDIINTDQYVEYPDADMQVASTVIDVKTGQVKAQIGRRNIPDDAQLTNNLAVNTGRDIGSTMKPMVDYGPAIEYLDYSTGKILVDKPTTYAGTSTSVYNSDLLYSGAMTMRKAIVYSRNTTAVQTFDAVGGEKAAEFLKGLGIEFNPIEQANAISSNTSDLGDGKYGVSSLKLAAAYAAFGNGGTYNKPYYVSKVVYQDDSVDEFTTESSRAMKDSTAYMMTDMLKDVITEGYNNAAIDGLIQAGKTGTSNYSDEDLVRMGRVGETEIAPDSSFVGYSTHYAISVWTGYEERDTPIPSEYWGTASDIYREMMLYLSQNVPNDDWEMPDSVVRIGSELYVKGAQTQVPVYTSELPASTFSSESSVESSSSSSSSSTSVEPTPTPTPEPSSEEPEPEPSSEEPPASSEEPEPEPTPDPTPTPTPTP is encoded by the coding sequence ATGGCAAGCGAATTCGGGACACGATCCCAAAAACATGGTAATTTCTCACCAACAGAAACCCCTGGTGGAACGGGAAAACCAAAAAAGAAAAAAAGCATTTTTGTGAAAATATTAATCGGTCTTGTTGCGTTGGGTTTCATCGGGCTTTTAAGTGGTGTCGGTCTCTTCTGGTTTTATGCAAAAGACGCGCCGGAGCTTGATGAATCCAGATTAAGCGATACAGTTTCTTCTAAACTTTACGATATCAACAATGAAGTTTTCGAAGACCTAGGATCGGAAAAACGTGAAATCATTCAGCCAAACGATGTGCCTCAGCTATTGAAGGATGCCGTTGTATCCGTCGAGGATAAACGTTTCTATAAGCATAATGGCGTCGATCCAATTCGAATCGCCGGCTCTCTTTTCTCAAATCTAAAAACCGGTGGTCTGCAAGGTGGTAGTACGCTGACCCAGCAGCTGATCAAGCTCTCCTTTTTCTCAACAAAGGCTTCTGACCAAACGTTGAAAAGAAAAGCACAAGAAGCTTGGATGGCCTTAGAATTAGAGCGAGAAAATTCAAAATCAGAAATCCTTACCTATTATATAAATAAAGTGTATATGGCAAATGGCGTTTATGGTATGGAGACGGCTTCACAAACCTATTTTGGTAAACCTTTGGCAGAATTAAACCTACCACAAACTGCTCTTCTTGCTGGTATGCCACAAGCACCGAATGATTACGATCCTTATACCAGCCCTGAATTGGCGAAAGAGCGACGCGATGTCGTCCTTTTAACAATGAAACAAAATGAAAAAATCACAGAGGATGAATACAATCAAGCGGTTGCTGCACCCGTTGAAGATGGGTTACAACCACTTAACCAAACAACAGCCGATCGTAAGGTCATCGATAACTATGTAACAGAGGTCATTGCAGAGGTTGAAGAAAAGACTGGGAAAAACGTTTATACTGATGGGTTAGACATCTATACGAATCTGGATATGAAGGCCCAAAAATATCTATTTGATATTATCAATACAGATCAGTATGTAGAATATCCTGATGCAGATATGCAAGTTGCCTCGACTGTTATTGATGTCAAAACCGGGCAAGTGAAGGCGCAAATTGGCCGACGAAACATCCCTGATGACGCACAGTTAACGAACAATCTTGCAGTTAATACCGGAAGAGATATTGGCTCAACTATGAAACCAATGGTTGATTATGGTCCTGCAATTGAATACCTGGATTATTCTACAGGGAAAATATTGGTTGATAAGCCGACAACTTATGCTGGAACCTCTACTTCTGTATACAACTCAGACCTGCTTTATTCTGGTGCTATGACGATGCGAAAAGCCATCGTCTACTCAAGAAATACAACAGCGGTCCAAACCTTTGATGCTGTTGGTGGAGAAAAAGCTGCTGAATTCTTAAAAGGACTCGGGATTGAATTCAATCCTATTGAGCAAGCCAACGCAATTTCAAGTAATACCAGCGATTTAGGTGATGGAAAATATGGCGTTTCTTCATTAAAGCTGGCGGCAGCCTATGCGGCATTTGGTAATGGTGGAACCTATAACAAACCTTATTATGTCAGTAAAGTCGTCTATCAAGATGATTCTGTCGATGAGTTTACTACTGAAAGTTCACGAGCAATGAAAGACTCTACTGCCTATATGATGACAGACATGTTGAAAGACGTGATTACTGAGGGATACAACAACGCAGCGATCGATGGACTGATTCAAGCAGGTAAAACCGGAACCTCTAACTATTCTGATGAAGACCTTGTACGAATGGGTAGAGTCGGAGAAACAGAAATCGCTCCTGACAGCAGCTTTGTTGGATACAGTACACATTATGCTATTTCTGTTTGGACGGGATATGAGGAGCGCGATACCCCAATTCCTTCTGAATATTGGGGCACTGCCTCTGATATCTACCGAGAAATGATGCTTTACCTTTCTCAAAATGTACCAAACGATGATTGGGAAATGCCTGACAGCGTGGTTCGTATTGGTTCTGAACTGTATGTCAAAGGCGCGCAGACACAAGTACCGGTTTATACGAGTGAACTACCTGCGAGCACATTCAGTTCTGAATCCAGTGTTGAGAGCTCATCTAGTTCATCCAGTTCAAGCACTTCAGTAGAACCAACGCCGACTCCAACTCCGGAGCCGTCATCTGAAGAACCTGAACCAGAGCCATCGTCTGAAGAACCGCCCGCATCAAGCGAGGAACCTGAACCAGAGCCAACACCTGATCCGACACCAACTCCTACTCCAACACCTTGA
- a CDS encoding THUMP domain-containing class I SAM-dependent RNA methyltransferase, which translates to MTEKKYQLVATAASGLEALVGKELKDLGIPCQVENGRARFEGTMETIATANLWLRTADRVKIVVGEFDAYSFDELFEQVKALPWEDFLPFDAEFPVAGKSIKSKLYSTPDCQAITKRAIVNRLREVYHRPASVPLPESGAFFQLEVALLKDHVMITLDTTGPSLFKRGYRLEKGGAPLKENMAAALVTLTNWRKDRPFYDPVCGSGTLCIEAALMGHNIAPGFNREFAFEAWDWFDPSVIEKVRAEAEEQADYDVVLDITGSDINGRMIEIARANAEEIGLGDSIQFKQLALKDFSTDKEYGVIVANPPYGERLGDEETVRELYKEMGQVFRPLKTWSKYILTSDLTFEQYYGEKATKKRKLYNGAMRTDLFQFWGQRPPRKPRTENEG; encoded by the coding sequence ATGACGGAAAAAAAATACCAGCTTGTTGCAACCGCAGCCAGTGGACTTGAGGCATTGGTCGGAAAAGAATTAAAGGATCTCGGGATTCCGTGTCAGGTAGAAAATGGTCGAGCACGTTTTGAAGGAACTATGGAAACCATCGCGACTGCAAATCTATGGCTGAGAACAGCGGACCGTGTCAAAATTGTCGTTGGTGAATTCGATGCTTACAGTTTTGATGAGTTATTTGAACAGGTTAAGGCATTGCCCTGGGAGGATTTCCTGCCATTTGATGCAGAATTTCCTGTAGCAGGAAAATCGATTAAATCAAAACTATACAGCACGCCGGATTGTCAGGCAATCACGAAGCGTGCAATCGTTAATCGATTGCGTGAGGTATACCATCGTCCGGCCAGTGTTCCGTTGCCAGAGAGTGGTGCCTTCTTCCAATTGGAAGTTGCTTTATTAAAAGACCATGTAATGATCACGCTTGATACAACGGGACCAAGTCTCTTTAAACGCGGCTATCGTTTGGAGAAAGGTGGTGCACCTTTGAAAGAGAACATGGCTGCAGCATTGGTCACGCTGACGAATTGGCGGAAAGATCGTCCGTTTTATGATCCGGTTTGTGGTTCGGGTACACTCTGTATCGAAGCCGCGTTAATGGGACATAATATCGCACCGGGCTTCAATCGTGAATTTGCGTTTGAAGCATGGGATTGGTTCGATCCATCCGTCATCGAAAAAGTGCGCGCTGAAGCAGAAGAGCAAGCGGATTACGATGTTGTATTGGATATTACCGGTTCAGATATCAATGGCAGAATGATTGAAATTGCACGAGCAAATGCGGAGGAAATCGGCTTAGGCGATTCAATCCAATTTAAACAGCTGGCACTCAAGGATTTTTCTACGGATAAAGAGTATGGCGTCATTGTGGCTAATCCTCCTTATGGTGAACGTCTAGGCGATGAAGAAACAGTAAGAGAACTATATAAAGAAATGGGACAGGTCTTCCGTCCGTTGAAAACCTGGAGTAAATATATCCTGACGAGTGATTTAACCTTTGAGCAATATTATGGGGAAAAAGCAACGAAGAAGAGAAAGCTTTATAACGGTGCTATGCGAACAGATCTATTCCAATTTTGGGGGCAGCGCCCACCGAGAAAACCAAGAACAGAAAACGAGGGATAA
- a CDS encoding carboxypeptidase M32, whose amino-acid sequence MNETSFLREIKEIDMLNQALGLLEWDGQTGMPDVSSSFRGDVVGYLNKLAFEKNTGPVIQEAVAYFSEHPDELSEVGSEVFNEVKEEYERNYSIAPEKMEAYHGEISKAHTAWLNARDKKDFAEMKTAIGNLISFLKEFIPHWQKEEKTPYDVLLNQYEPGLTVEKLDQLFSELKTGIMTIRQEIAEKGTVPRTDFLSRHVSKEQQKRFVIDVAQQLGYDFSKGRLDDTVHPFMLDLNRNDARITTRWDENNFSMAVFGVIHEAGHGIYEQNIDPKYDYTPLSTGASMGIHESQSLFNEIILGSNRSFWKKQYPLFQKYTEGTFDDIDFDTFYRGLKETKASLIRIEADSLTYPLHIIIRYEIEKMIFNEEVSLEELPKIWADKYEEYLGIRPENDLEGILQDVHWSGGSFGYFPSYALGYMYAAQLNHTLKQEINMDDVLLSDNYAPIYNWMTEKIHRYGASKKPNELIVNATGEALRSSYLIDYMKSVYFDVYQIKE is encoded by the coding sequence ATGAATGAAACATCATTTCTAAGAGAGATAAAAGAAATCGATATGCTGAATCAGGCATTAGGACTGTTGGAGTGGGATGGACAGACAGGAATGCCGGATGTATCAAGTAGTTTTCGAGGCGATGTTGTCGGTTATTTGAACAAGCTGGCTTTCGAAAAAAATACGGGTCCGGTCATCCAAGAGGCGGTTGCCTATTTTTCTGAACATCCTGATGAGTTATCTGAGGTTGGCAGTGAAGTATTCAATGAGGTCAAGGAAGAGTATGAGCGCAACTATAGTATTGCACCAGAGAAAATGGAAGCCTATCATGGAGAAATTTCTAAGGCGCATACGGCGTGGTTGAATGCGAGAGACAAGAAAGACTTTGCTGAGATGAAAACAGCGATTGGGAATCTGATTAGTTTTTTGAAGGAGTTCATCCCTCATTGGCAAAAAGAAGAAAAGACGCCCTATGATGTATTACTGAATCAATATGAACCAGGATTAACTGTTGAGAAGTTGGATCAGCTATTTTCAGAGCTGAAGACTGGGATTATGACTATCAGACAAGAGATTGCAGAAAAAGGGACAGTTCCTCGCACTGATTTTCTATCGCGTCATGTTTCGAAAGAACAACAGAAACGATTTGTCATTGATGTAGCTCAGCAATTAGGCTATGATTTCTCAAAAGGTCGTCTGGACGACACAGTTCATCCATTTATGCTGGATTTGAACAGAAACGATGCACGGATTACGACACGTTGGGATGAGAACAATTTCTCGATGGCTGTTTTTGGTGTTATTCATGAAGCCGGTCATGGTATTTATGAGCAGAACATCGATCCTAAATACGACTACACACCATTATCAACAGGTGCTTCTATGGGGATCCATGAATCTCAGTCACTCTTTAATGAAATCATTTTAGGTAGCAATAGAAGCTTCTGGAAAAAACAATACCCGCTGTTCCAAAAATATACAGAGGGTACTTTTGATGATATTGATTTTGATACATTTTATAGAGGCTTGAAAGAAACCAAAGCTAGCTTGATTCGTATCGAAGCCGATAGTCTGACCTATCCGTTGCACATTATCATTCGCTATGAGATAGAAAAAATGATTTTCAATGAAGAAGTTTCTTTGGAGGAGCTGCCAAAAATCTGGGCAGATAAGTATGAAGAGTATTTGGGGATTCGTCCTGAAAATGATTTGGAAGGCATCCTTCAAGATGTCCACTGGTCCGGCGGAAGCTTTGGTTACTTCCCATCTTATGCTCTAGGGTATATGTATGCAGCGCAATTGAACCATACGTTGAAGCAAGAAATAAATATGGACGATGTTCTTTTGTCAGATAACTATGCGCCGATTTACAATTGGATGACAGAAAAAATTCACCGTTATGGTGCTTCTAAGAAGCCAAATGAGTTAATTGTCAATGCAACGGGTGAAGCGTTGCGGTCAAGCTACTTGATTGACTATATGAAATCCGTATATTTTGATGTGTATCAAATAAAAGAATAA
- the nth gene encoding endonuclease III, which produces MISKEKTMEAITIMYEMFPEAVGELQHKNPFELLIAVILSAQATDVSVNKATPALFAAYPTPEAMAAAPLDDLIDKIKTIGLYRNKGKNIKACAAQLIERFGGEVPKTREELITLPGVGRKTANVVMGDAFGEPAIAVDTHVERVSKRLRICKLDANVTQVEETLMKKVPKELWVKTHHTMIFFGRYHCLARNPKCEICPLLYMCQDGKSRMQGKNN; this is translated from the coding sequence ATGATTTCAAAAGAAAAAACAATGGAAGCTATTACGATCATGTATGAGATGTTTCCGGAAGCTGTAGGGGAATTGCAGCATAAAAATCCTTTTGAACTTCTGATTGCTGTCATTCTCAGTGCTCAGGCAACCGATGTGTCGGTCAACAAAGCGACACCGGCATTATTTGCAGCTTATCCAACTCCGGAAGCAATGGCTGCCGCGCCATTAGATGACTTGATCGATAAAATCAAAACGATCGGTCTGTATCGTAACAAAGGTAAGAATATCAAGGCTTGTGCAGCACAGCTGATTGAACGTTTTGGGGGAGAGGTGCCTAAAACACGAGAAGAGTTGATTACTCTGCCGGGCGTAGGCCGAAAGACAGCAAATGTTGTTATGGGTGATGCATTTGGAGAACCTGCGATTGCTGTTGATACCCATGTTGAACGTGTCTCCAAACGATTGCGTATCTGTAAGCTAGATGCCAATGTAACTCAGGTCGAAGAAACCTTGATGAAGAAAGTACCTAAGGAACTGTGGGTAAAAACCCATCATACGATGATTTTCTTTGGCCGATACCATTGTCTGGCAAGAAATCCAAAATGTGAGATTTGTCCGTTGCTTTATATGTGTCAGGACGGTAAGAGTCGGATGCAAGGGAAAAATAACTAG
- a CDS encoding SLOG family protein: MEVVKTVFVTGYRSFELNVFQENDPKVAVIKKVLKSELINFLEEGVEWFLIAGNLGTELWAGEVIAEMKKEYEVKLGILFPFQGFGENWNEKNKLLLEKIVRQADYVDFVSRKPYQSPAQLKGHTKFILEHSQAALMIYDKEYPGKNMFFLQEAEAFSETHFYENRLISMDDLQNFSHE, encoded by the coding sequence ATGGAAGTCGTAAAAACAGTTTTTGTCACGGGATATCGTAGCTTTGAGTTGAATGTTTTCCAAGAAAATGATCCAAAAGTAGCGGTTATTAAAAAAGTGTTAAAAAGTGAATTGATTAATTTTCTTGAAGAAGGTGTCGAGTGGTTTTTAATTGCCGGAAATCTTGGGACAGAGCTTTGGGCTGGCGAGGTTATTGCTGAAATGAAAAAGGAGTATGAGGTCAAATTAGGCATTTTGTTTCCTTTTCAGGGATTCGGAGAGAACTGGAACGAGAAAAATAAGCTATTATTAGAAAAAATAGTAAGGCAAGCGGATTATGTTGATTTTGTTAGCCGTAAGCCATATCAGTCTCCTGCCCAGCTAAAAGGGCACACGAAATTCATTTTAGAGCACTCTCAAGCAGCGTTGATGATCTATGATAAAGAGTATCCGGGAAAGAACATGTTCTTTCTACAGGAAGCGGAAGCCTTTTCAGAAACGCACTTTTATGAAAATCGATTAATTTCCATGGACGATTTACAAAATTTTTCTCATGAATAA
- a CDS encoding DnaD domain protein yields MLSIQEYLEAGETTISNLVIEHYQKIGLSDEEFLFWLQLYRSQSKGDLFPDLMAISEIMGKPKEAIYRLLNELVIKGCVRIDTKQNEQGQMMDSYDLLPIFQKIEAVQKKQTVQKQLQTEEEAIKELYQGFEKEFSRPLSPIELEMIGQWLETDSYKPELIRLALKEAVLNQAYSLKYIDRILLAWERKNITTKEQVADDQKKRKQALLQKEIEEESQTQEELPRVTLHNWLNPEDSE; encoded by the coding sequence ATGCTGTCAATTCAAGAGTATTTAGAAGCCGGTGAAACAACGATTTCCAATCTGGTAATTGAACATTACCAGAAAATCGGGTTAAGTGATGAAGAGTTTCTTTTCTGGCTGCAGCTGTATCGTTCCCAGTCCAAAGGAGATTTGTTTCCGGATCTCATGGCAATCAGTGAGATCATGGGGAAACCCAAGGAAGCAATCTATCGCTTGTTGAATGAGCTAGTAATCAAAGGCTGTGTTCGAATTGATACCAAGCAGAACGAACAGGGACAGATGATGGATTCTTATGATTTGCTGCCAATCTTTCAGAAGATAGAAGCTGTTCAGAAAAAGCAAACAGTTCAAAAGCAGCTGCAAACAGAGGAAGAAGCGATCAAAGAGCTTTATCAGGGCTTTGAAAAGGAGTTCTCTCGACCGCTGTCTCCAATAGAATTGGAAATGATTGGTCAGTGGTTGGAAACAGACAGCTATAAACCAGAGCTGATTCGTCTGGCACTAAAAGAGGCTGTGTTGAATCAAGCATATAGCTTGAAGTACATTGATAGAATTCTTTTGGCTTGGGAAAGAAAAAACATCACAACGAAAGAACAGGTTGCTGATGATCAGAAGAAACGCAAACAAGCGTTGCTTCAAAAGGAAATTGAGGAAGAAAGTCAGACACAGGAGGAACTGCCACGAGTGACCTTGCATAACTGGTTGAATCCTGAGGACAGTGAATAG
- the gpsB gene encoding cell division regulator GpsB produces the protein MANLIYNPKEILQKEFKSKMRGYDPIEVDEFLDNVIKDYEAFNKDILALQEENSRLTAKLEQASKVSQTMPSRSAGMQEAPKSAAVTNFDILKRLSNLEREVFGKKLDDTPAPTRAAAPSYEPAPQQQADNSETRQF, from the coding sequence ATGGCAAATTTAATATACAACCCAAAGGAAATCTTACAAAAAGAATTTAAATCAAAAATGCGTGGTTACGATCCAATCGAAGTAGATGAGTTTTTAGACAACGTCATTAAAGACTATGAGGCATTCAATAAAGATATTTTGGCTTTGCAAGAAGAAAACAGTCGATTGACTGCAAAGCTTGAGCAAGCATCTAAGGTATCACAAACAATGCCTTCAAGAAGCGCTGGTATGCAAGAAGCTCCTAAGAGTGCAGCGGTGACAAACTTTGATATTTTGAAGAGATTGTCTAATCTTGAAAGAGAAGTCTTTGGTAAAAAACTAGATGACACGCCGGCACCAACACGTGCAGCTGCACCATCGTATGAACCAGCACCTCAGCAACAAGCTGATAATTCTGAAACACGTCAATTTTAA
- the recU gene encoding Holliday junction resolvase RecU, protein MVFHYPNGTPFNNNEALKKKKQEKKKSIDFGKRGMDFEEEINQSNSFYLNRGLAVIHKKPTPVQIVKVDYPRRSAAVIKEAYFRQASTTDYNGVYNGLYLDFEAKETKNKTSFPFKNFHEHQIIHMKQCIAQQGICFVLLWFSSLNRCFFLSGERLIHYWSEQQTGKKSLHLSTLETEGIEISIGLAPRVPYLEAVDKYIRTMK, encoded by the coding sequence ATGGTTTTTCATTATCCAAATGGAACCCCCTTTAACAATAATGAAGCATTGAAGAAGAAAAAACAAGAAAAAAAGAAGTCAATCGATTTTGGTAAGCGGGGCATGGATTTTGAAGAGGAGATCAATCAGAGCAATAGCTTCTATTTGAACCGTGGACTCGCAGTCATCCATAAAAAGCCTACTCCTGTTCAAATCGTAAAGGTGGATTATCCACGTAGAAGTGCTGCTGTTATAAAGGAAGCGTATTTTAGACAAGCTTCCACTACAGACTATAATGGTGTCTATAACGGTCTCTATTTAGACTTCGAAGCAAAGGAAACAAAAAATAAAACATCTTTTCCTTTCAAAAATTTTCATGAGCATCAAATCATTCATATGAAGCAATGTATTGCACAGCAGGGAATTTGTTTTGTTCTGCTGTGGTTTTCATCTTTAAACCGTTGCTTTTTTCTAAGCGGTGAGCGCCTGATTCATTACTGGTCAGAGCAACAAACTGGAAAAAAATCTCTGCACCTAAGTACGTTGGAAACAGAAGGAATCGAGATCAGTATTGGTCTGGCACCTAGAGTCCCTTATCTGGAAGCAGTTGATAAATATATTCGAACAATGAAGTGA
- a CDS encoding TVP38/TMEM64 family protein, whose protein sequence is MSIALSRKIIQMVSFIGIVATIIVTIYFLKLGVFQDTNALRGLVGDSVILGPVIFMFIQIIQVVIPIIPGGISCAAGVLIFGPVAGFIYNYVGIAIGSVIIFMLSKKYGKPLVLSLISDKTYNKYIGWLDNENRFERLFILAILFPFSPDDALCLLAGLTKMSLKKFTAIIILGKPLSIAIYSLALIYGGSFLNSLLGF, encoded by the coding sequence ATGAGTATTGCTCTTTCAAGAAAGATTATCCAAATGGTTTCCTTCATAGGAATCGTTGCTACTATAATCGTAACTATCTACTTTTTAAAACTGGGGGTTTTCCAAGATACAAACGCCTTGAGAGGCTTGGTTGGAGATTCTGTTATCCTCGGACCGGTGATTTTTATGTTCATTCAAATCATTCAAGTCGTAATCCCGATTATTCCAGGTGGGATTAGTTGTGCCGCAGGCGTTCTGATTTTTGGTCCGGTTGCCGGTTTCATTTACAACTATGTTGGCATCGCAATTGGCTCTGTTATCATTTTCATGTTAAGTAAAAAATATGGTAAACCACTAGTACTTAGCTTGATTAGTGACAAAACCTATAACAAATACATTGGCTGGCTAGACAATGAAAATCGGTTTGAACGATTGTTTATTCTAGCAATTCTGTTCCCATTCTCGCCAGATGATGCTCTTTGCTTATTAGCTGGGTTGACGAAGATGTCTCTTAAAAAATTCACAGCCATCATCATTTTAGGAAAACCATTGTCCATCGCTATTTATAGCTTGGCACTGATCTACGGCGGTTCTTTCCTGAACTCTTTATTAGGCTTTTAG
- a CDS encoding glycerophosphoryl diester phosphodiesterase membrane domain-containing protein — MNYFKNSLVNIIDFLKSTTAYFRDVLLLHGFMLFILLPFLSSLTRFILRQGKIDYLSYDSIGIILSKHPAVLIALLLVLVAILISVFVEFTFLLLSVFFIKKKEPISLKQLLVGTISQLKKVKPSTILFFLFYFFLVLPLSGLSFNSDLLSKIKIPAFILDYIFANRVIIIASVIVVYLLLIYLSIRLIFALPEMILRDLSFKDAVKESWSSTKGQFLKVLGQFIFIGGTILVVAALGYSLIFLAQAGIEAYLPSYALTGAVAAMTLLQAMFLLNIVLSTVGIFYITIDFMDDEGFLPDLPSWYKREEALPGKPWTFGKVAGFAFIATLFGIGVGTYNTNYLSNYSIKKPLTISHRGVDNSNSVQNSLDALRKTSKLNPSYIEMDIQETKDTQFVVMHDFNLKKLTGVNKRPNQLTLAELEQLTAKENGMEEAVVSFDDYLSEAKKLEQPLLIEIKATPQDSPDMVDRFVAKYGETILAEKHILHTLTFDVATKLKELEPRFYVGYILPFNIVGPPISTVDFFTMEFTTLNRNFIDAAHNDGKKVYAWTVNDEDTMTRMMFYGVDGIITDYMELLNDTIKTDLKEPTYSDKLFYFVTGIG, encoded by the coding sequence ATGAATTATTTTAAAAACAGTCTAGTAAATATTATTGATTTTTTGAAGAGCACCACTGCCTATTTTCGTGATGTGTTACTGCTTCACGGCTTTATGCTCTTTATTTTACTCCCGTTTCTTTCGAGCCTAACACGTTTTATTCTACGTCAAGGAAAAATCGATTATCTATCCTACGATTCTATCGGAATTATTTTGAGCAAGCATCCCGCTGTACTCATTGCACTGCTGCTTGTTCTGGTAGCCATTCTGATCAGTGTCTTTGTAGAATTTACCTTCCTCCTTTTGAGTGTCTTCTTTATCAAAAAGAAAGAGCCGATTTCTTTGAAGCAGCTACTGGTCGGAACAATCAGTCAGCTGAAAAAAGTGAAACCAAGTACGATTCTTTTCTTTCTATTTTATTTCTTTCTCGTACTACCTTTGAGCGGGTTAAGCTTTAACTCTGATTTGCTTTCTAAAATAAAAATCCCAGCGTTTATCTTGGATTATATTTTTGCTAATCGTGTAATTATTATCGCTTCTGTGATTGTCGTTTATCTCCTATTGATTTATCTCTCTATCCGACTAATCTTTGCGCTACCAGAGATGATTCTAAGAGATTTGAGCTTTAAGGATGCGGTAAAAGAGAGCTGGAGCAGCACCAAGGGGCAGTTTCTAAAGGTACTTGGACAGTTCATTTTTATTGGTGGAACGATCTTAGTAGTCGCTGCTCTAGGTTATTCCCTGATTTTTCTTGCTCAAGCGGGAATAGAAGCCTATTTACCATCCTATGCACTCACCGGAGCAGTCGCCGCAATGACTTTGCTTCAAGCTATGTTTTTACTGAACATTGTATTATCGACCGTTGGGATTTTTTATATCACGATTGATTTTATGGATGATGAGGGCTTTCTCCCTGATCTTCCTTCTTGGTACAAAAGAGAAGAAGCCTTACCAGGCAAACCTTGGACATTTGGTAAAGTTGCGGGCTTTGCTTTCATAGCAACCCTTTTTGGTATCGGTGTCGGAACTTACAACACCAATTACTTGAGTAATTATTCCATTAAGAAGCCCTTGACGATTTCTCATCGCGGCGTAGATAATAGCAATAGCGTACAAAACAGCCTAGATGCTCTAAGAAAAACAAGCAAGTTAAACCCTTCGTATATTGAAATGGACATTCAAGAAACAAAGGATACGCAATTTGTCGTCATGCACGATTTCAATCTAAAAAAACTAACTGGGGTAAATAAACGACCAAACCAATTGACTCTAGCCGAACTTGAACAGCTGACTGCCAAAGAAAATGGCATGGAAGAAGCCGTTGTTTCTTTTGACGACTATCTGAGTGAGGCAAAAAAACTGGAGCAACCACTTTTGATTGAAATTAAAGCAACACCTCAAGACAGCCCGGATATGGTCGATCGTTTTGTCGCCAAGTATGGCGAAACGATTCTAGCAGAAAAACATATTCTTCATACCTTGACCTTTGATGTTGCAACAAAGCTGAAGGAACTGGAACCTCGATTTTATGTTGGGTATATCCTGCCTTTCAATATCGTAGGTCCGCCTATATCAACCGTTGACTTCTTTACAATGGAATTCACGACCCTGAATAGAAACTTCATTGACGCTGCTCATAACGACGGGAAAAAGGTCTATGCATGGACGGTAAATGATGAAGACACGATGACACGTATGATGTTCTACGGAGTTGATGGAATCATTACGGATTACATGGAGCTTTTAAATGATACAATCAAAACTGATTTGAAGGAACCAACCTATTCTGACAAGCTCTTTTACTTTGTTACAGGAATTGGGTAA